One window from the genome of Thermococcus siculi encodes:
- a CDS encoding zinc ribbon domain-containing protein, with protein sequence MEVTCPVCSATFKVPDTVTVATCPYCGTTFHIHTGEEAKEEHYFFPPMRKDAGGVLLKFLSRQYGAPADITDAKVTKKELHWVPVYFFYLHGRSRRWSTIEEIRFVGIPAGSPLRELLTDYPFPIRGKRFFDEAVVKKGRYYDPELSREKAEGMARALMERALKSEAAEEDKSLGGAEIEVRYLGLVHYPVWEIHYEYGGESFSGYVDGTDGRVIRAEYPLMSGARKKATLLGSGVIVAGLIFGLAATGAYGSAWGLAGGLVPALAGAFGIFRKGAVRKRTVGEVGRANRDNLYFKPMR encoded by the coding sequence ATGGAGGTTACATGCCCCGTATGTTCCGCCACATTCAAGGTTCCCGACACGGTCACCGTAGCTACCTGCCCCTACTGCGGAACGACTTTCCACATCCACACCGGCGAGGAAGCCAAAGAGGAGCACTACTTCTTCCCGCCGATGAGGAAGGACGCCGGTGGGGTTCTTCTCAAGTTCCTGTCGAGGCAGTACGGCGCCCCCGCGGACATAACGGACGCTAAAGTTACGAAGAAAGAACTCCACTGGGTTCCCGTCTACTTCTTCTACCTCCACGGAAGGAGCAGGAGATGGTCGACCATAGAGGAGATAAGGTTCGTGGGAATTCCCGCCGGTTCTCCGCTCAGGGAACTCCTCACGGATTACCCCTTCCCGATAAGGGGAAAGAGGTTCTTCGACGAGGCAGTGGTGAAGAAGGGCCGCTACTACGACCCGGAGCTGTCCAGGGAGAAGGCAGAGGGCATGGCTAGGGCGCTCATGGAGAGGGCACTGAAGAGCGAGGCAGCTGAGGAGGACAAGTCCCTCGGCGGGGCCGAGATAGAGGTCAGATACCTTGGACTGGTGCATTACCCGGTGTGGGAGATCCACTACGAGTACGGCGGGGAGTCATTCAGTGGCTACGTCGACGGAACCGACGGGAGGGTGATTCGTGCAGAGTATCCACTGATGAGCGGCGCGAGAAAGAAGGCCACGCTCCTCGGCTCCGGGGTTATTGTGGCAGGGCTTATCTTCGGTCTCGCTGCCACCGGCGCCTACGGGAGCGCCTGGGGCCTCGCGGGAGGACTCGTTCCGGCATTGGCTGGAGCCTTCGGGATATTCCGCAAGGGCGCCGTTAGGAAGAGAACCGTTGGTGAGGTTGGAAGGGCCAACCGCGATAACCTTTACTTCAAACCGATGAGGTGA
- a CDS encoding SPFH domain-containing protein, which produces MVQVIEWVNPGEDEIIWRYPNEVIKWGAQLIVHEYEVAIFMRDGKVYDVFGPGRHTITTQNLPLLYKLVGGSNSPFKATVIFVSMKQFQGRYGGETQTRELAPVKYYGVYWFKVADPVLFLTEVVGGQSLYDTADVTKFIRAYFNEGMMKHLSAYSIVDLFQNLDMVSTQVKVKLMEDFRRLGLELVDVKIEGVNTTDEWRQRLFWIMQTGNAQAVMQMDTAKQVAHELGQSEGAGLGTGMVVMPQLLQQPAQPTQPAQPYAGGGVPPAGYQNPQQPAQPATQSQQQTQEICPYCGKPIPPGARFCPYCGHEIKRCPNGHIVPEGAKFCPVCGAKIE; this is translated from the coding sequence ATGGTGCAGGTGATAGAGTGGGTCAACCCCGGAGAGGACGAGATAATCTGGCGCTACCCCAACGAGGTCATAAAGTGGGGTGCCCAGCTGATAGTCCACGAGTACGAAGTGGCCATCTTCATGCGCGACGGCAAGGTCTACGACGTCTTTGGCCCGGGAAGGCATACGATAACGACGCAGAATTTGCCCCTTCTCTACAAGCTCGTCGGGGGGAGCAACAGCCCGTTTAAAGCTACCGTAATCTTCGTCAGCATGAAGCAGTTCCAGGGACGCTATGGTGGTGAAACGCAGACGAGGGAACTCGCCCCGGTTAAGTACTATGGCGTCTACTGGTTCAAGGTTGCCGACCCGGTTCTCTTCCTGACAGAGGTCGTCGGCGGCCAGAGCCTCTACGACACAGCCGATGTCACCAAGTTCATCAGGGCCTACTTCAACGAGGGCATGATGAAGCACCTCTCCGCTTACTCAATCGTTGACCTCTTCCAGAACCTCGATATGGTCAGCACGCAGGTTAAAGTAAAGCTCATGGAGGACTTCAGGAGGCTTGGCTTGGAACTGGTCGATGTGAAGATTGAAGGAGTCAACACCACCGACGAGTGGCGCCAGAGGCTCTTCTGGATAATGCAGACTGGCAACGCCCAGGCAGTCATGCAGATGGACACCGCGAAGCAGGTCGCCCACGAGCTGGGCCAGAGCGAGGGGGCTGGACTCGGAACGGGGATGGTGGTGATGCCCCAGCTCCTCCAGCAGCCTGCCCAGCCCACCCAGCCGGCTCAGCCATACGCCGGCGGTGGCGTTCCTCCGGCAGGTTATCAGAATCCTCAGCAACCAGCCCAGCCCGCCACTCAGTCACAGCAGCAAACCCAGGAGATATGCCCCTACTGTGGGAAGCCGATTCCACCGGGAGCGAGGTTCTGCCCCTACTGCGGCCACGAGATAAAGCGCTGCCCCAATGGACACATCGTTCCTGAAGGAGCGAAATTCTGCCCCGTCTGCGGGGCGAAGATCGAGTGA
- a CDS encoding ABC transporter substrate-binding protein: protein MKRLLLVTTLVLMLLVPSVNAVTEPKVSTIELQGIQNSRDVVKEVAEGRYDIGIISMPMGEYIELGGDVLEKLNLYPRAVSYNELTFNTYHDPDKDAPIVTVGDKVYFNPFAVREVRFALNYLINRSYIAGEIYGGGAAPMFGCIRPSHPADRYFEPVYRALNLTAAGNLSRAMELFNQGMEKAVQQVAVYNHTLEKINGTWYFDGEPVTVKFVIRIEDERHEIGRYIANLIQEHFGFKVEKLEWDRQKAVQVVFATPPSEYEWNVYTGGWGTSGIPSLWVDDYTAWFYSAWYGYLPGKDEPKHRNTLTVGEFLRAVGDGDPDAGLKAINTTFYKKAAQLGGILGWTEEELTKLLVHFSLEADGENYTIGSPEQYWDLQRISMGIGIMEGARIFLVEVREFSPVNRERVSGVKADPNVGLFSRWSLLSAETPDGVLRVGHMVYTCAYFCSPFNPVGGFRGCSPMVPLLWGLLHDEAGYVDSDGLYKPYRCTWEVERGNFTVPVDAVIYNQTQGWIAKNAGRTARVRVRVACDLGQWHDGTRMSIADLKYYVAFLYTWAYKDGSDDPYYEEALSEKAEMLNRILGFEFTDNGYVAYGSFVHPFADDVTARVYVLYPDLPWELYYAMGELVANGTAYGVYRKYSFGETHKKAECLNLLTREHAEDVRKVMAALLEKKTVPEAIAGDVSNPDERYARAIRWIDTFGHAVISNGPFYIEENRPAELFMKLRAFRGESPLPSPSTTTPLQNGSSVSTTEDQNDSRAAGSSLIYIALATLLILVVLLIKRRK from the coding sequence ATGAAAAGGCTCCTTCTCGTCACCACACTCGTTTTGATGCTGCTGGTGCCGTCTGTTAACGCCGTAACTGAGCCGAAGGTGAGCACCATTGAACTCCAGGGCATCCAGAACTCCAGAGATGTTGTCAAGGAGGTGGCCGAGGGAAGGTACGATATCGGCATCATCTCAATGCCGATGGGGGAGTACATAGAGCTTGGAGGGGATGTCCTCGAAAAGCTGAATCTCTATCCCCGGGCCGTTTCCTACAACGAGCTTACCTTCAACACCTACCACGATCCTGACAAGGATGCTCCAATAGTCACCGTTGGAGACAAAGTCTATTTCAACCCATTCGCCGTCCGGGAAGTGCGCTTTGCTCTCAACTATCTCATAAACAGAAGCTACATAGCCGGAGAAATTTACGGGGGCGGCGCCGCTCCGATGTTTGGCTGCATAAGGCCAAGTCATCCAGCCGACAGGTACTTCGAGCCGGTGTATCGTGCATTGAACCTAACGGCCGCTGGAAACTTGAGCAGGGCTATGGAGCTTTTCAACCAGGGGATGGAGAAAGCTGTTCAGCAGGTTGCCGTGTACAACCATACCCTTGAAAAGATCAACGGCACCTGGTACTTTGACGGCGAGCCTGTGACGGTGAAGTTTGTAATCCGCATCGAGGACGAGAGGCACGAGATTGGCCGGTACATTGCCAATCTTATCCAAGAACACTTCGGTTTTAAGGTTGAGAAGCTTGAGTGGGACAGGCAGAAGGCCGTTCAGGTTGTCTTCGCCACCCCACCGAGCGAATACGAGTGGAACGTCTACACCGGTGGATGGGGCACCAGCGGTATTCCAAGCCTCTGGGTTGATGATTACACAGCTTGGTTCTACTCGGCATGGTACGGCTATCTGCCGGGCAAGGATGAACCCAAGCACAGGAACACCCTAACGGTGGGGGAGTTCCTGAGGGCCGTTGGTGACGGCGACCCGGATGCAGGACTGAAGGCGATAAACACCACGTTTTACAAGAAGGCCGCCCAGCTCGGCGGAATACTGGGCTGGACCGAAGAGGAGCTGACGAAACTGCTCGTCCACTTCAGCCTTGAGGCCGATGGCGAGAACTACACCATCGGAAGCCCCGAGCAGTACTGGGACCTCCAGAGGATATCGATGGGGATTGGGATAATGGAGGGCGCTAGGATATTCCTCGTCGAGGTCAGGGAATTCTCACCCGTCAACAGGGAGAGGGTTTCGGGAGTAAAGGCGGATCCGAACGTGGGACTCTTCAGCAGGTGGAGCCTCCTGAGCGCGGAAACGCCCGACGGTGTTCTGAGGGTGGGCCACATGGTCTACACGTGCGCCTACTTTTGCTCTCCCTTCAATCCCGTGGGGGGATTCAGAGGATGCTCCCCCATGGTTCCCTTGCTGTGGGGTCTCCTCCACGATGAGGCTGGATACGTCGACTCCGACGGTCTCTACAAGCCCTACCGGTGCACCTGGGAGGTTGAGCGCGGAAACTTCACCGTTCCTGTGGATGCTGTCATCTACAACCAGACCCAGGGCTGGATTGCAAAAAACGCTGGGAGGACCGCCAGAGTCCGGGTTAGGGTTGCCTGCGACCTCGGCCAGTGGCACGACGGGACCAGGATGAGTATAGCTGACCTCAAGTACTACGTCGCCTTCCTGTACACCTGGGCTTACAAGGACGGTTCAGACGACCCGTACTACGAGGAGGCCCTCTCGGAGAAGGCCGAAATGCTCAATAGAATACTTGGCTTCGAGTTCACGGATAACGGCTACGTTGCCTACGGCTCCTTTGTTCATCCCTTTGCCGACGACGTTACGGCCAGGGTCTACGTCCTCTATCCGGACCTCCCGTGGGAGCTTTACTACGCGATGGGCGAGCTGGTGGCGAATGGCACCGCCTATGGAGTTTACAGAAAATACTCCTTCGGGGAGACCCATAAAAAGGCCGAGTGCCTCAACCTCCTTACCAGGGAACACGCGGAGGACGTTAGGAAGGTAATGGCGGCCCTCCTGGAGAAAAAGACCGTTCCTGAGGCAATCGCCGGGGACGTGAGTAATCCGGATGAACGCTACGCGAGGGCCATCCGGTGGATAGACACCTTTGGCCACGCGGTGATAAGCAACGGGCCGTTCTACATTGAGGAAAACCGCCCGGCGGAGCTGTTCATGAAGCTCAGGGCATTCCGGGGAGAGTCGCCCCTTCCATCCCCTTCAACCACGACA